The following proteins come from a genomic window of Nocardiopsis sp. YSL2:
- a CDS encoding RHS repeat-associated core domain-containing protein encodes MSPTPDTKEPRGDVRDGRDGRLRRALLAAGAAATAVAVAATLIEVLPDLPDWFTDDSVPESQGMPDTVTGTTGEVEPRELSEELAEASSGDPDASWPTDAAETVPVSDAADPEAMTSVGGLPVQAVSAEGGGSAEVEVLDLGAAREAGVDGLLLRVEAAEELELHVDPSDFADAYGGSYGERLTLVQLPDCFVSDPQDPECRTPVESEPVTGASGTVAALFDPEQGTPAPADEARAPAAPGTAAPPASAPAEPGTVSTGVFALTASASSSGGDYSATPLEPSSEWSVSASSGVFSWSYPLEPVPVPSSLMPHLALDYSSQTVDGRTSATNNQGSWIGEGFSYEPGYIERSYKACADDGHEYKGDQCWGTDNATLMLNGASGSLVKDDDTGEWHLESDDGSKVEHLTGAENGDDDGEYWRVTTTDGTRYYFGRHRLPGWSSGDETTDSTWTVPVFGDDDGEPCHDDSFADSWCQQGWRWNLDYVEDPRGNVMTYFYGKETNHYALDADTGTDGTPYTRGGYLKRVDYGQREGEVYDGDAPARVVFDTTERCLPDDDFDCAPEELDEDTAEHWPDVPYDRFCEQGTECGFSQSAPSFWTRKRLEEIRTQYSTGDGYETVDSWKLDHLFTDNGDGSRTLWLSEITRTGHDGDETESLPPVQLDGIQLPNRVDGPDDNIQPLVRFRLAAVYTETGGQIDVNYSGGDCDPGDLPEEGEQTGRCYPVKWSPPGEEEPITDWFHKYVVEEVIESDRTGGSPDQVTRYEYVGDAGWRHDEPNGITDEKYQTWGQWRGYETVRVRTGDGQDMPTRTDYTFLRGLHGGEEPGGGTASVKVTDSTGGEYTDHDELAGHQLEEVVYDGDEIVAKSVSEPWRHVSATRTEDWGTSRAAFTNTGVERGFTALADGGWRETKTTTTFDTDTGRSERVEDLGDVSTDGDDMCTRTTYADNEGAHVYVHIARVESVSVACSEEAGPGDLVSDVRRHYDGGGYGDEPVKGDVTLTEEFDGRDGDGAPVYTTVREAAYDEYGQQVEVTDAEGQVNETVEYSYDNGLITGFTVTNALGHTVENHVDPARGIVHAEIDANDRRTDTAYDPLGRLTEVWLPDRPKSNDMTPNMKFGYSITENAPAAVSTSTILNDGSYETSYEIYDGFLRPRQTQAPGPDGGRLVSDTFHNGIGRVAKTNDTYYASDEPSGDLLEVRNGDVQGQTVYIYDGAERLTDTVQRVSGDEVWRTSAVHDGDRVHVTPPEGGVPTTVVTDARGRKVEQRQYTGGTPEGDHVSTSYTYTPRGEIATMTTPSGDEWSYEYDHRGRQVAVTDPDTGTTTSVYDDLDQLVSTTDASGATVSYVYDELGRRVESWEGEPGSGTKLTSHEYDTVLKGQLFIQTRHTPEGDFRIGIVGQDRLDRPTNILYRIPESQGELAGDYEFSISYNIDGTVQGMGLPAAGGLPAESTTIGYDDIGRPTSLSGDGSYVTRTEYNQLGQVLQTELAAGSGPKAWITNEYEKGTQRLLGTRVDRQGGEAPLMDTGYTYDDAGNVRAITDAPEGGATETQCFTYDPLLQLTEAWTLPHEDTDACAEEPAAASVGGPAAYWHSYTYDDAGNRVSETLHDTTGSGDDAVRDYTYPDAGQGQPNTVREVVEQTPQGDTLSSFDYDDAGNTVVREQAGERQELEWTAEGRLDTVTNDVGETAYTYTADGERLVRSTPYEEVLYLPGMEVRADRFTGEVKATRYYEHAGQTVAVRTPDSLDLLAADHQGTGQVSMNADSEQSVRRYLTPFGEDRGGDGWAWPDDKGFLGKTVDTSTGLTLVGAREYDPALGRFLSADPIADSSDPLQLNGYAYANNSPLTYSDPTGLWLSSAWNSVKSGASKVGSAVKSGYNSAKNWASENKSTIVSVGAGIAVGAGCTALTAGAGAIGCAALGGAVSGLVQYGMDTPRNDWSFTGAATSTVVGGALGAAGGAIGGRIAGAVGSRVSSWVGGAGSSGVRSGAASTVRSAVKPRTPQPPPPPKPPRPTPTASTPRPAPTLSAPTNAGRGSCNSFVPGTGVVMADGSTKAIEAVEVGEKVLATDPETGEQGARTVVATIDGEGARTLVQIRVDATTEQEAPPEGESAGAESASEVPGPVAVGDVVTATEGHPFWVPELDAWVDAIDLAPGMWLQTSSGTWVQVSAVEVDTQPATVHNLTVEGLHTYHVVAGDLDLLNHNCGGSIDPKLVRFSQDSVSPRFGSGETIEQTAAALRSGYLKPSELPTVRLTARNGDLYTLDNRRLVAFQKSGVPMPFRMATPQEAASEAWKFTTQNRGRSILVRYFDNPTEWMP; translated from the coding sequence ATGTCCCCCACGCCCGACACCAAAGAGCCCCGAGGCGACGTCCGTGACGGCAGGGACGGACGCCTACGCCGTGCCCTTCTCGCCGCGGGTGCGGCGGCCACGGCCGTGGCCGTGGCCGCCACCCTCATCGAGGTGCTTCCGGACCTGCCCGACTGGTTCACCGACGACTCGGTTCCCGAGAGCCAGGGCATGCCCGACACGGTCACCGGTACCACCGGCGAGGTCGAGCCCCGAGAGCTGAGCGAGGAACTGGCCGAAGCGTCCAGTGGTGACCCTGACGCCTCATGGCCGACGGACGCCGCAGAGACCGTGCCCGTGTCCGATGCGGCCGATCCGGAGGCCATGACGTCGGTGGGCGGTCTGCCCGTCCAGGCGGTTTCCGCCGAGGGCGGTGGCAGCGCCGAGGTGGAGGTCCTGGACCTCGGCGCCGCCCGCGAGGCCGGTGTCGACGGCCTGCTGCTGCGGGTGGAGGCCGCCGAAGAGCTCGAACTGCACGTCGACCCCTCCGACTTCGCCGATGCCTACGGCGGCTCCTACGGCGAGCGGCTGACGCTCGTCCAACTGCCCGACTGCTTCGTCTCCGACCCGCAGGATCCGGAGTGTCGCACCCCTGTGGAGAGCGAGCCCGTGACGGGAGCCTCCGGCACCGTGGCCGCCCTGTTCGACCCCGAACAGGGCACCCCGGCCCCCGCAGACGAGGCCCGTGCCCCCGCTGCGCCCGGCACCGCGGCTCCGCCTGCCTCCGCGCCCGCGGAACCGGGTACCGTCTCCACCGGCGTCTTCGCCCTGACGGCCTCGGCCTCCTCCTCCGGCGGCGACTACTCGGCCACCCCGCTCGAGCCCTCCTCCGAGTGGAGCGTGTCCGCCTCCTCGGGCGTCTTCTCCTGGTCCTACCCCCTGGAACCGGTGCCGGTGCCCTCGAGTCTCATGCCGCACCTGGCCCTGGACTACTCCTCGCAGACCGTGGACGGACGCACCAGTGCCACCAACAACCAGGGCTCCTGGATCGGCGAGGGCTTCTCCTACGAACCCGGCTACATCGAGCGCTCCTACAAGGCCTGCGCCGACGACGGCCACGAGTACAAGGGCGACCAGTGCTGGGGCACGGACAACGCCACCCTCATGCTCAACGGCGCATCGGGGAGCCTGGTCAAGGACGACGACACCGGCGAGTGGCACCTGGAATCCGACGACGGATCCAAGGTGGAGCACCTCACCGGCGCCGAGAACGGCGACGACGACGGTGAGTACTGGCGGGTCACCACGACCGACGGCACCCGCTACTACTTCGGCCGCCACCGCCTGCCCGGCTGGAGCAGCGGCGACGAGACCACCGACTCGACCTGGACCGTGCCCGTCTTCGGGGACGACGACGGCGAGCCCTGCCACGACGACTCCTTCGCCGACTCCTGGTGCCAGCAGGGCTGGCGCTGGAACCTCGACTACGTCGAGGATCCGCGCGGCAACGTGATGACCTACTTCTACGGCAAGGAGACCAACCACTACGCCCTGGACGCCGACACCGGCACCGACGGCACCCCCTACACCCGGGGCGGCTACCTCAAGCGGGTCGACTACGGCCAGCGCGAGGGAGAGGTCTACGACGGGGACGCCCCCGCGCGCGTGGTCTTCGACACCACCGAGCGCTGCCTGCCCGACGACGACTTCGACTGCGCCCCGGAGGAACTGGACGAGGACACCGCAGAGCACTGGCCGGACGTGCCCTACGACCGGTTCTGCGAGCAGGGCACCGAGTGCGGCTTCTCGCAGAGCGCACCCTCGTTCTGGACGCGCAAGCGCCTGGAGGAGATCCGCACCCAGTACAGCACCGGTGACGGCTACGAGACGGTGGACTCCTGGAAGCTGGACCACCTGTTCACCGACAACGGTGACGGCTCACGCACCCTGTGGCTGTCAGAGATCACCCGCACCGGCCACGACGGTGACGAGACCGAGAGCCTGCCCCCGGTCCAGTTGGACGGCATCCAGTTGCCCAACCGGGTCGACGGCCCCGACGACAACATCCAGCCGTTGGTGCGCTTCCGCCTCGCCGCCGTCTACACCGAGACCGGCGGGCAGATCGACGTCAACTACTCCGGCGGCGACTGCGACCCCGGCGACCTGCCCGAGGAGGGCGAGCAGACCGGTCGCTGCTATCCGGTCAAGTGGAGTCCGCCCGGTGAAGAGGAGCCCATCACCGACTGGTTCCACAAGTACGTGGTCGAGGAGGTCATCGAGTCCGACCGCACCGGCGGCTCACCGGACCAGGTGACCCGGTACGAGTACGTCGGCGACGCCGGATGGCGCCACGACGAGCCCAACGGCATCACCGACGAGAAGTACCAGACCTGGGGCCAGTGGCGCGGCTACGAGACCGTTCGGGTGCGCACCGGCGACGGCCAGGACATGCCCACCCGCACCGACTACACCTTCCTGCGCGGCCTGCACGGCGGTGAGGAGCCCGGCGGCGGGACCGCATCGGTGAAGGTCACCGACTCCACCGGCGGCGAGTACACCGACCACGACGAACTCGCCGGGCATCAACTGGAGGAGGTCGTCTACGACGGCGACGAGATCGTTGCGAAGTCGGTCTCCGAACCCTGGCGGCACGTGAGCGCGACCCGCACCGAGGACTGGGGCACCTCCAGGGCCGCCTTCACCAACACCGGTGTGGAGCGCGGGTTCACCGCGCTGGCCGACGGCGGATGGCGCGAGACGAAGACCACCACCACGTTCGACACCGACACCGGGCGCTCCGAACGGGTCGAGGACCTCGGCGACGTCTCGACCGACGGCGACGACATGTGCACGCGCACCACCTACGCCGACAACGAGGGCGCGCACGTCTACGTCCACATCGCCCGGGTGGAGAGCGTGTCCGTGGCCTGCTCGGAGGAGGCCGGTCCCGGGGACCTGGTCTCCGACGTGCGCCGTCACTACGACGGCGGGGGCTACGGAGACGAACCCGTCAAGGGCGACGTCACCCTCACCGAGGAGTTCGACGGCCGCGACGGCGACGGCGCTCCGGTCTACACGACCGTCAGGGAGGCCGCCTACGACGAGTACGGTCAGCAGGTCGAGGTCACCGACGCCGAGGGCCAGGTCAACGAGACCGTCGAGTACTCCTACGACAACGGCCTGATCACCGGGTTCACCGTCACCAACGCACTCGGTCACACGGTGGAGAACCACGTCGACCCCGCGCGCGGCATCGTCCACGCCGAGATCGACGCCAACGACCGGCGCACCGACACCGCCTACGACCCCCTGGGACGCCTCACCGAGGTCTGGCTGCCCGACCGGCCCAAGAGCAACGACATGACCCCGAACATGAAGTTCGGGTACAGCATCACCGAGAACGCCCCCGCGGCCGTCTCCACCAGCACCATCCTCAACGACGGCTCCTACGAGACCTCCTACGAGATCTACGACGGGTTCCTGCGGCCCCGCCAGACCCAGGCACCCGGTCCGGACGGTGGCCGACTGGTCTCCGACACCTTCCACAACGGCATCGGCCGGGTCGCCAAGACCAACGACACCTACTACGCATCGGACGAGCCCAGCGGTGACCTGCTGGAGGTCCGCAACGGCGACGTCCAGGGCCAGACCGTCTACATCTACGACGGCGCCGAGCGGCTCACCGACACCGTCCAGCGGGTGTCCGGGGACGAGGTGTGGCGCACCAGTGCCGTCCACGACGGCGACCGCGTCCACGTCACACCACCCGAGGGCGGGGTGCCCACCACGGTCGTCACCGACGCCCGCGGCCGGAAGGTGGAGCAGCGCCAGTACACCGGGGGCACCCCCGAGGGCGACCACGTCTCGACGAGCTACACCTACACGCCCCGCGGCGAGATCGCCACGATGACCACCCCCTCCGGGGACGAGTGGAGCTACGAGTACGACCACCGCGGCCGCCAGGTGGCCGTGACCGACCCCGACACCGGGACCACCACCAGCGTCTACGACGACCTCGACCAACTGGTGTCCACCACCGACGCCAGCGGAGCCACGGTCTCCTACGTCTACGACGAACTCGGGCGGCGCGTGGAGAGCTGGGAGGGGGAGCCCGGGTCGGGCACCAAGCTCACCAGCCACGAGTACGACACCGTCCTCAAGGGCCAGCTGTTCATCCAGACCCGGCACACTCCCGAAGGCGACTTCCGCATCGGGATCGTGGGCCAGGACCGGCTCGACCGGCCCACCAACATCCTCTACAGGATCCCCGAGTCCCAGGGAGAGCTCGCCGGGGACTACGAGTTCTCCATCAGCTACAACATCGACGGCACCGTCCAGGGCATGGGCCTGCCCGCCGCCGGCGGACTGCCCGCCGAGTCGACCACGATCGGCTACGACGACATCGGGCGGCCCACCAGCCTGTCCGGCGACGGCTCCTATGTCACCCGCACCGAGTACAACCAGCTCGGCCAGGTGCTCCAGACCGAACTCGCCGCCGGATCGGGCCCCAAGGCGTGGATCACCAACGAATACGAGAAGGGCACCCAACGCCTGCTCGGCACCCGCGTCGACCGGCAGGGCGGCGAGGCGCCGCTGATGGACACCGGCTACACCTACGACGACGCCGGAAACGTCCGTGCCATCACCGACGCCCCCGAGGGCGGCGCCACCGAGACCCAGTGCTTCACCTACGATCCGCTGTTGCAGCTCACCGAGGCCTGGACGCTGCCGCACGAGGACACGGACGCCTGTGCCGAGGAACCCGCGGCCGCTTCGGTGGGCGGGCCCGCCGCCTACTGGCACTCCTACACCTACGACGACGCCGGCAACCGGGTCAGCGAGACCCTGCACGACACCACCGGGTCCGGCGACGACGCGGTGCGCGACTACACCTACCCGGACGCCGGGCAGGGCCAGCCCAACACCGTCCGGGAGGTCGTCGAACAGACCCCGCAGGGCGACACCCTCTCCTCCTTCGACTACGACGACGCGGGCAACACCGTGGTCCGCGAGCAGGCGGGTGAACGGCAGGAACTGGAGTGGACCGCCGAGGGCAGGCTCGACACGGTCACCAACGACGTGGGCGAGACCGCCTACACCTACACCGCCGACGGTGAACGCCTCGTCCGCTCCACCCCCTACGAGGAGGTCCTGTACCTGCCGGGTATGGAGGTGCGGGCGGACCGGTTCACCGGCGAGGTGAAGGCCACCCGCTACTACGAGCACGCCGGCCAGACCGTGGCGGTGCGCACCCCCGACAGCCTGGACCTGCTGGCCGCCGACCACCAGGGCACCGGCCAGGTGTCCATGAACGCCGACTCCGAGCAGTCGGTGCGCCGCTATCTGACGCCCTTCGGGGAGGACCGCGGCGGTGACGGTTGGGCCTGGCCCGACGACAAGGGCTTCCTCGGCAAGACGGTGGACACCTCCACCGGCCTGACCCTGGTCGGTGCACGTGAGTACGACCCGGCCCTGGGGCGGTTCCTCTCGGCGGATCCGATCGCGGATTCCTCTGACCCGTTGCAGCTCAACGGCTACGCCTACGCCAACAACAGTCCGCTGACCTACTCCGATCCGACGGGGCTGTGGCTCAGCAGTGCGTGGAACAGCGTCAAATCCGGGGCCAGCAAGGTCGGTAGCGCGGTCAAGTCCGGCTACAACTCGGCCAAGAACTGGGCGAGTGAGAACAAGAGCACCATCGTCTCGGTCGGTGCGGGCATCGCGGTCGGTGCCGGCTGTACGGCGTTGACCGCCGGTGCGGGCGCGATCGGGTGCGCGGCTCTGGGCGGTGCGGTCAGCGGGCTGGTCCAGTACGGGATGGACACTCCGCGCAACGACTGGTCCTTCACGGGCGCGGCCACCTCGACGGTGGTGGGCGGTGCGCTGGGTGCGGCCGGCGGTGCGATCGGTGGCCGTATCGCGGGCGCTGTGGGCAGCCGTGTGTCGTCCTGGGTGGGCGGTGCCGGTTCCAGCGGCGTGCGGTCGGGTGCGGCCAGTACGGTGCGCTCGGCCGTCAAGCCGCGGACGCCGCAGCCGCCGCCTCCGCCGAAGCCGCCCCGTCCGACGCCGACGGCGTCCACTCCTCGGCCGGCGCCGACCTTGTCGGCGCCCACCAATGCGGGGCGCGGTTCGTGTAACAGTTTCGTGCCCGGTACGGGTGTGGTGATGGCCGACGGGTCGACGAAGGCGATCGAGGCCGTCGAGGTCGGCGAGAAGGTGCTGGCCACCGACCCCGAGACCGGCGAGCAGGGTGCGCGGACGGTGGTGGCGACCATCGACGGTGAGGGTGCCAGAACCCTGGTCCAGATCCGGGTGGATGCGACCACCGAGCAGGAGGCTCCGCCGGAGGGTGAGTCGGCGGGTGCGGAGAGTGCGTCGGAGGTACCGGGCCCGGTGGCGGTCGGGGATGTGGTGACGGCGACCGAGGGGCATCCGTTCTGGGTTCCGGAGCTGGACGCCTGGGTGGATGCGATCGATCTGGCGCCGGGGATGTGGTTGCAGACCTCGTCCGGCACCTGGGTGCAGGTCTCGGCGGTCGAGGTGGACACCCAACCCGCCACGGTGCACAACCTGACGGTGGAGGGCCTGCACACCTACCATGTGGTGGCAGGAGACCTGGATCTCCTCAACCACAACTGCGGGGGGTCCATCGATCCGAAGTTGGTGAGATTTTCGCAGGATTCGGTGAGTCCTCGCTTTGGTAGCGGGGAAACGATCGAGCAGACTGCTGCGGCATTGAGATCTGGTTACCTCAAGCCGAGCGAATTGCCTACTGTGCGTCTGACCGCCAGAAACGGCGATCTCTACACCCTTGACAACAGGAGGCTTGTGGCTTTCCAGAAGTCTGGTGTTCCGATGCCTTTCCGGATGGCCACGCCGCAAGAAGCTGCCAGCGAAGCATGGAAGTTCACAACTCAGAACAGGGGTAGATCTATCCTGGTCAGGTATTTTGACAATCCTACCGAGTGGATGCCATGA
- a CDS encoding type II toxin-antitoxin system Phd/YefM family antitoxin, giving the protein METIPITEAKARIAELADRAQREHANYTFTKNGRPAVVMMSVDQYESSMETLSILDAPETRADLTDSAESEEFTSEEEMAELMNARLGKDPAA; this is encoded by the coding sequence ATGGAGACCATTCCGATCACTGAGGCCAAGGCCAGAATCGCCGAACTCGCCGACCGTGCCCAGCGCGAGCACGCCAACTACACGTTCACCAAGAACGGCCGTCCCGCCGTCGTGATGATGTCCGTGGACCAGTACGAGTCCTCGATGGAGACATTGAGCATCCTCGATGCCCCGGAGACGCGTGCGGACCTCACCGACTCCGCCGAATCCGAGGAGTTCACGAGCGAGGAGGAGATGGCCGAGCTGATGAACGCGCGACTCGGCAAGGACCCCGCCGCATGA
- a CDS encoding molybdopterin-dependent oxidoreductase — translation MSRAVYPTSAHWGGYQVVVEDGRVVGALPDPDDPAPSPIIANTPDAQHDPSRVARPAVRRRWLEHGPGPDPRRGDPEDEYVEVGWDTVLDLLARELDRVRSRHGNAAIYGGSYGWGSAGRIHHAQSQLHRFLNTIGGYTRSRTTYSHGAVEVLMPRILGTPAANRLLHRAPAWTAIREHTDLLVTFGGLRVSNTWTSSGGRAVQTAGPAMREAAESGVEFVSVSPLRDDTPDNVKADWVSIEPGTDTAVMLALMHVLFTEGLADTDFLDRYTVGAATVRSYVLGEDGSGPARDPEWAESVSGVPAGDLRALARRMAGRRTLVNVGWSVQRARYGEQPLWAGLALACCLGQVGLPGGGFASGYGSMGNYGGGATPLGLPRMPQGNNPVDSFIPVARIADMLLHPGERYEFDGEERRYPHARLVYWAGGNPFHHHQDLARLTEAFGRPDTVVVHETHWTATARHADIVIPATTVLERDDLTASQGDLTVRAMPRAVPPHGQARDEYDTYADLAERLGLREEFTEGRTSAQWMRVVYERWRSLVARRGLEVPAFDEFWSLGRVEIPGRVEDEAFLGEFRADPEGSALRTPSGRIELFSETIRSFGYGDCPGHPVWLPGPTVTGGGGGDGERPFTLVANQPSGRLHSQQDMGAHSMSQKVQGRAPLRMHPADARAGGLADGTVVRVVGPRGSCLAGLVLSESVRPGVVQLSTGAWYDPTAPGVTCAHGNPNALTEDTGTSSLSQACTGQLTRVRVEPCTGPVPPVRAFDPPRGVDVG, via the coding sequence ATGTCGCGCGCGGTGTATCCGACCAGCGCCCACTGGGGCGGTTACCAGGTGGTCGTGGAGGACGGGCGCGTGGTGGGTGCGCTCCCCGACCCCGACGACCCCGCGCCCTCCCCCATCATCGCCAACACGCCGGACGCCCAGCACGACCCCTCGCGCGTGGCGCGCCCGGCGGTGCGGCGCCGCTGGCTGGAGCACGGTCCCGGCCCGGATCCGCGCCGGGGCGACCCGGAGGACGAGTACGTCGAGGTCGGGTGGGACACCGTGCTGGACCTGCTCGCCCGTGAGTTGGACCGGGTGCGCTCGCGGCACGGCAACGCGGCGATCTACGGCGGCTCCTACGGCTGGGGCAGCGCGGGCCGGATCCACCACGCGCAGAGCCAGCTGCACCGGTTCCTCAACACCATCGGCGGCTACACGCGGTCCCGGACGACCTACAGCCACGGCGCGGTGGAGGTGCTGATGCCGCGGATCCTGGGGACCCCGGCGGCCAACCGGCTGCTGCACCGGGCTCCGGCGTGGACGGCGATCCGCGAGCACACCGATCTGTTGGTGACCTTCGGCGGCCTGCGGGTGTCGAACACGTGGACCTCCTCCGGTGGGCGGGCCGTGCAGACCGCGGGCCCGGCCATGCGCGAGGCCGCGGAGTCCGGGGTGGAGTTCGTGTCCGTGTCCCCGCTGCGCGACGACACACCCGACAACGTCAAGGCCGACTGGGTGTCCATCGAGCCGGGGACGGACACCGCGGTGATGCTGGCCCTGATGCACGTGCTGTTCACCGAGGGGCTGGCCGACACCGATTTCCTGGACCGGTACACGGTGGGCGCGGCGACCGTGCGCTCCTACGTGCTGGGCGAGGACGGGTCGGGGCCGGCGCGCGACCCGGAGTGGGCCGAGTCCGTGAGCGGCGTCCCGGCCGGTGACCTCCGGGCGCTGGCCCGGCGGATGGCCGGTCGGCGCACGCTGGTGAACGTGGGCTGGTCGGTCCAGCGGGCCCGCTACGGCGAGCAGCCGCTGTGGGCCGGGCTGGCACTGGCGTGCTGCCTGGGGCAGGTGGGTCTGCCGGGCGGCGGTTTCGCGTCGGGGTACGGGTCCATGGGCAACTACGGCGGCGGGGCGACCCCGCTGGGGCTGCCGCGCATGCCGCAGGGCAACAACCCGGTTGACTCGTTCATCCCGGTGGCGCGGATCGCGGACATGCTGCTGCACCCGGGCGAGCGCTACGAATTCGACGGCGAGGAGCGCCGCTACCCGCACGCGCGCCTCGTGTACTGGGCGGGCGGCAACCCCTTCCACCACCATCAGGACCTGGCGCGGCTGACCGAGGCGTTCGGGCGGCCGGACACGGTGGTGGTGCACGAGACGCACTGGACCGCGACGGCGCGCCACGCCGACATCGTCATCCCGGCCACGACCGTGCTGGAGCGCGACGACCTCACCGCGAGCCAGGGCGACCTGACCGTGCGGGCGATGCCGCGCGCGGTACCGCCGCACGGGCAGGCGCGGGACGAGTACGACACCTACGCCGACCTGGCCGAGCGGCTGGGGCTGCGCGAGGAGTTCACCGAGGGCCGCACCAGCGCCCAGTGGATGCGTGTGGTCTACGAGCGCTGGCGGTCGCTGGTCGCGCGGCGGGGGCTGGAAGTGCCCGCCTTCGACGAGTTCTGGTCGCTGGGCCGGGTGGAGATCCCGGGCCGGGTCGAGGACGAGGCGTTCCTGGGCGAGTTCCGGGCCGACCCCGAGGGCAGCGCGCTGCGCACCCCGAGCGGGCGGATCGAGCTGTTCTCGGAGACTATTCGCTCCTTCGGGTACGGGGACTGCCCGGGGCACCCGGTGTGGCTGCCCGGTCCGACGGTGACCGGTGGGGGCGGTGGCGACGGCGAGCGGCCGTTCACGCTGGTCGCGAACCAGCCGAGCGGACGGCTGCACAGCCAGCAGGACATGGGGGCGCACAGCATGTCGCAGAAGGTCCAGGGGCGGGCGCCGCTGCGGATGCACCCGGCGGACGCCCGGGCCGGGGGCCTGGCCGACGGCACGGTGGTACGGGTGGTCGGCCCGCGCGGATCGTGCCTGGCGGGCCTGGTGCTGAGCGAGTCCGTGCGGCCGGGCGTGGTGCAGCTGTCGACGGGCGCCTGGTACGACCCGACCGCGCCGGGAGTGACCTGCGCGCACGGCAACCCGAACGCGCTGACCGAGGACACGGGCACGTCGTCCCTGAGCCAGGCGTGCACGGGCCAGTTGACGCGGGTCCGCGTGGAGCCGTGCACCGGCCCGGTCCCGCCGGTGCGCGCCTTCGACCCCCCGAGGGGCGTCGACGTCGGCTAG
- a CDS encoding CoA ester lyase: MGELRSRRSVLAVPASNPRFVEKARGLDTDAFFLDLEDACAPLEKADARETVVRALREGGWDGRVRTVRVNDVTTEWAYRDVITVVEGAGAELDALVLPKVTSARDVHWLDALLTQIERATGLEVGRIGIEAQIEDARGLTEVDAIAAASPRLESLVYGPADFMASLNMKSLVVGEQPPGYDTGDAYHYVLMRILTAARAHGLQAIDGPYLQIRDVDAFRRSAARTAALGFDGKWVLHPLQVEAANEVFAPSQEDYDKAELILDAYAHATTVDRRGAVMLGSEMLDEASRKMALVVAGKGRAAGLKRTSEFDPDHGAGA, translated from the coding sequence ATGGGCGAACTCAGGTCACGGCGGTCGGTGCTGGCGGTGCCGGCGTCCAACCCCCGGTTCGTCGAGAAGGCCCGCGGCCTGGACACCGACGCCTTCTTCCTCGACCTGGAGGACGCCTGCGCACCGCTGGAGAAGGCCGACGCCCGCGAGACCGTCGTGCGGGCGCTGCGCGAGGGCGGCTGGGACGGCCGCGTGCGCACCGTCCGCGTCAACGACGTCACCACCGAGTGGGCCTACCGCGACGTCATCACGGTCGTGGAGGGCGCCGGGGCCGAACTCGACGCCCTCGTGCTCCCCAAGGTGACCTCCGCGCGCGACGTCCACTGGCTGGACGCCCTGCTCACGCAGATCGAGCGCGCCACGGGGCTGGAGGTGGGCCGCATCGGCATCGAGGCGCAGATCGAGGACGCCCGCGGCCTGACCGAGGTCGACGCGATCGCCGCCGCCTCGCCCCGGCTGGAGTCGCTGGTCTACGGGCCCGCCGACTTCATGGCCTCGCTGAACATGAAGAGCCTGGTCGTGGGCGAGCAGCCGCCCGGCTACGACACGGGGGACGCCTACCACTACGTCCTGATGCGCATCCTCACCGCCGCCAGGGCCCACGGGCTCCAGGCGATCGACGGTCCCTACCTGCAGATCCGCGACGTCGACGCCTTCCGCCGCTCCGCCGCCCGCACCGCCGCCCTGGGCTTCGACGGCAAGTGGGTCCTGCACCCGCTCCAGGTCGAGGCCGCCAACGAGGTGTTCGCGCCCTCCCAGGAGGACTACGACAAGGCCGAGCTGATCCTCGACGCCTACGCGCACGCCACGACCGTCGACCGCCGCGGCGCCGTCATGCTCGGTTCGGAGATGCTGGACGAGGCCTCGCGCAAGATGGCGCTGGTCGTGGCGGGCAAGGGCCGCGCGGCCGGACTGAAGCGCACCAGTGAGTTCGACCCGGACCACGGCGCCGGAGCCTGA